The DNA segment TGGCTCCGACCTCCACTGCACCTATAAATTTCAGGTCCCCGATCCATGAGTTGGCTGACACACTCGACCCACAAAGACGGTCGAACAACGTCATCCGTTTGAAGACTTGGATCACCGAATGTCTAACCGAATTAAATCGGCTTGGTGTCAAGCGGTGGTAGCAACATTGTCGTTGAGTAGTTTGGTGAATACTTCTCGTGGTGTGAGGTAGCCGAGAGTGGCGCGGGGTCGGTCGTTGAGTTCGTCGGCGATGGCGTCGAGGTAGGGCTGGTGGCTGGTGATCTCGATGCCTTTGGGTAGGTACTCCCGGATGAGGCGGTTGGTGTTCTCGTTCGTGCCCCGTTCCCAGGGAGAGTGGGGGTGGGCGAAGTACACGGGCAGGTCCGTGGCCACGGTGAGTTGGGCGTGGCGGGCCATCTCGGTGCCCTGGTCCCAGGTCAGCGCACCGCGCATCAGCGCTGGCAGGTCGTTGACCCGATCGATGAGCACATCCGCCAGGCCAGCGGCCTTTTTACCCTCGGGCAGGCCCAGCATGATCAGGAACCTGCTGGAGCGCTCCACCAGGGTCGCGACAGCTGTTTTGCCGGCCTTACCGACTACCAGGTCACCTTCCCACGATCCTGGGACGCGGCGGTCGGAGGCGATCTCTGGCCGGTCATCGATGCTGACCATCCCGATGATCCTCCCGCCGGTACGCTCACCCAGAGGCCGGCGGCGTTTACGCATGGTGCGCTTGGATTGCAGGATGATCCCTTCGCGTGCGAGCTCGCCTTTGGGCATCGCGTAGATCCACCGGTACATGGCGAGCTCAAGCGGTCGTTGCAACACCCCTATTGATGTGAGGTGCTGCGTACGTTGTCGAAGAAGGAACGGATCGAGAAAGAGGCGCGGTTTTGGGTGTTGATGGCGCAGGGCTCCACGTTGACGGCGGCGTGTGATGCTGTGGGTGTGAATCGACAAACTGGGCGACGTTGGCGGCAAGCAACCGGTGGGCGGATCCCGCGTGCCAAGCCGGAGCCGTCGGGTCGGTACCTGTGCCTGGAGGATCGGCTGCGGATTGCCGACCTGCATCTGGCCGGGACCGGCGTGCGGGGGATCGCCCGAGAGGTGGGGCGGTCGGCCTCGACGGTCAGCCGTGAGCTGCACCGCAACGGCCCCGAACCGGGTCCGCGGGGGCGGGGGAAGTACGCTCCGTATGCTGCCCAGAAACGGGCCGAGCTGCGCGGACGCCGACCCAAGGCCAGCAAGTTTGATGACTTGGAACTGGCATCCTTAGTACAGGCCAAGCTGTGCGTGAAGTGGAGCCCCGAGCAGATCACCGACCACCTCGCCGCGGCGTTCCCAGACCGAGCGGAGATGCAGGTGTGTCCCGAAACGATCTACCAGGCACTGTACGTCCAGGGCCGCGGTCATTTACGCGCTGACCTGCACCAACACCTGCGCACCGGCCGTGCCATGAGGCGTCCCAGACGCTCCACCGCTGCTAAGAGTTCGGGGAAGATCCCAGACATGATCCTGATCAGCGAACGGCCCGCCGAGGTCGCAGACCGCGCCGTCCCTGGCCACTGGGAAGGGGATCTGGTGCTGGGCTCAAACTGCCGCTCGGCCATCGCCACCCTCGTGGAGCGCCAGACCCGGTTCACGATGCTCATCCACCTGCCCGAGGACCATGGCGCCATCGCGGTCCGTGACGGTCTCCTGGCGGCCATCAAGACCCTCCCAGCACACCTGGCTAAGTCGCTGACCTGGGACCAGGGCACCGAGCTGGCCCAGCACCGCCAGATCACCATGGCCACGAAAATGGCCATCTACTTTTGCGACCCTCATTCACCGTGGCAGCGGGGCTCCAATGAGAACACGAACGGGTTGCTGCGCCAGTATTTCCCCAAAGGCACAGACCTGTCCGTGCACTCACCCCAGCGGCTGCTCGAAGTCGCTACCGAACTCAACGACCGGCCCCGCAAAACACTCGGCGGGATCACCCCCGCACAAGCCATGGAACGACTACTATTCGAACCAGGCAAACCCATCGTTGCAACGACCGCCTAAATTCGCCGATCGCTTCGTGGGACACGGTCCGGCCTTGGGCGTCGGGGGATTTGACCATGGGTTCAACGCTGGAGTCCGTGGCCTCCAAAAGCAAACGCCCAGCGATCTGACGTGGTGTCCGAGACCGGAAGAGGTCAGCTTTCACCCGGGCCAGAAGGACCGGGTCCGCGTTGATTTTGCGTATCTGCGGACGCTTACGACGCGTCTCGGCCTTACAGTCCGCGGCCACGGGTTTGTAGCCGCGGGTCTTCGTGGAGTTCCGGAGCCGCTCCCGCCACACGATCGTATGGTCACGACCGATCTCCGTCCCGATCTGACGGTCCGTATGGCCCGCCCGAATCCCCACCGCAATGTCCGCCCGATCAGCAAACGTCAACAACCTCCGCGCCACCAGCAACTCCCTCTACCCAACAATGTTTGTTGCTACGAGGCTATGACACCAAGCGGGACCGCGCAGATATATTGAATGTACTGCTAAACTTTTCGACAAGCATGACCTCCAGCACGGTTTTGAGACATCCGATAACTCGCATTCCGGAGTCGCCGAATTAAACACGACTTAAACAATAGTAATCGGACAACGTAAGCTAAGCAGAATCTATGAATTTCAGGATTAGTAAACAATTGACCGCCAATGATATTGGTGAAACAGGAGGGCACCAGTCCGGCGTTACAGTTCCAAAAAAAGCCTCGTCAATAGAGTTTTTCCCACGTCTTGATCCCGCGAAATTCAATCCTCGGCATACGCTTCAAGCGATAGATATTCACACTCATGAAATATTTGATCTAGAGTACATATATTACAATGGAAAAATACATAGCAAGAATACTCGCGATGAATATCGTCTTACGGGAACCAGTGATTTCTTTCGCAAGCATCACGTGACGTGTGGGCGACATCCTGCACATCGAGAAGGAAGTCGAACTTTTCTGGCTGTCTATCGACCGAATAGACCCGAAAGCAATGCAAGATGAAGAACCTCCAGCGTTCACCGAGGAACGACTCGATAATTCTTGGTCAATCGGGTCTACAGGTCGAACTCATCCTGAAGATCAAGATTTTGGCATTGAGGGTGGTTTTCAGCGAGTTCTTTCGAATCGATTCGAACGCAGTCGCCTCAATCGCCGGGTTGCGATAGAACTGCACGGACGGGAGTGTTGCGTCTGTGGGTCTTCATTTGAATCGACCTATGGGTCCCTATCAGGTGGCTATATCGAAATTCACCACTTAATACCAGTAAGTATGATGAAAAATCCCGCAAAGTTAGACCCACGCGAGGATCTCGTACCTCTTTGCGCAAACTGCCACCGGATGGCGCATCGGGAATGGCCCCCAGTCACCCCGGACGAGCTGAGGCAAGCTATCTCGACGAGAGGAGTGTGAATTACGGCAATCCGGTAACACTCTAATACTGATTCGGCCCTGTGGAGCACGAGCAATCATTACGCCGGGGACGGACCGAGGGATCAGCTGCGAAGCTGGTAGGACACTCCTTGCAGCTGGACAGAGCGTGCCCGGGCAGATGGCAGGACTAGCGATACACTGGGTGCGGGTTAACGGGCCGTCGATGGCATGAGTGCTATTGAGCTCGGCAACTCGCTTTTTGAGGACGAAACTCAAAATGAACAATCGTTCCATGTCACGCGTGTCGAAGTGAAAGCTGCAGACCATTTCATCCTTCGTGCAATCATCTCTCTCGTGAAGCCTAAATCTAATGCGAAAGCTTTCGAACGTCTCACCGCAAAGAGACCCGCCCGCATGGTGTCGATGGTGACCGGAAAGGCATCGATCATCTACCACGGCACCTTCAGAGGGCCCGATGAACTGGCCCACTTCATCACCGACGAAATCGGCGCACTCTCCGGCATCCAGTCCATCGACACCTGTGTGGACCTGAACGGACTGCGCCGGTACTGGATGGATCGCGACTGAGAACTGATGGGCGACCAGGTGGAGGGCCTTCTGACCCGGTAAGCTCCTAACCCTGTGGGCCTTTCATCGTTAGGCTTCAGCGAGCTCGGCTTCCTCCCGGAGTGCCGCAGCCACCGTGAGCTTCCGTTGATAACGGGCCCGCATCACCGAGCTGGCCGCCGGGCCGTCGGCGAACCGGAACTCCCCCGGAGTCAGCTCCCGTCCGGTATTTCGATCAACGATCACCGGATGTACTTCAGCGCCCGTCTGCGCATCCACCAGAATCTTGGCCCGCTTCTCAGGTTCCAGCCGTGAGTTACCCCAGCCCGCCATGGCGACCAGCACCGGGCGCAGGGAGCGGCCCAAATCAGTCAGCACATACTCGTAGCGCGGCGGGTGCAGCTCGTACTGACGACGCTCCAAGACCCCGCCAGCCACGAGGTCCTTCAGCCGTGATGACAACAGACTGGACGAAATCTGCAGATTCTCCTGAAACTGGTCGAAGCGCGTGAACCCGTCAAAGACGTCGTGCAGGATCAGCACTGTCCACCACTCGCCCACCACCACTCTCCTCCGGGCTGAGAGCCAGGGAGACCGCCATGTCGTCTGGAACCGGTTGGACGGGAACTTCCCCGGCGGAACCGTCGACCTGAAGTACACCTTCGATCTGGAAGACGGACTGATCCACACGCTGGACATTACGACTTAGGGGAGTCATTTCCTCGGTGCGAACGGAGCATGTGGCGGTCGCGCCAGGCTGCGGTGGACCACAGAGCCAACGCGACCAGGAGCGGTTGAAAGAAGAGTCTCGTGAGGCGGGCGGAATCGGTATCCAAGCCGAAGGCGTCTACGCCGTCGACGTACTGGGCGATGTTGCCGGGGAACACCGCCACGAAAAAGGCTGCCACGATCCAGCCGACCTGCACGCGCCAACGCGGGAGGAAAACCAGCGCAGCCCCCAGAACCACCTCGACGATGCCTGATGCCACGACCACAAAGTCGGTATCGAGGGGCATCCATGAGGGGACCTGGGCGGCGAATTCTTCACGGGCGAAGAACAGGTGCGCCGTTCCGGCGAAGAGTAGGAAAGCTCCCAGCGCGATGCGGGCGATGGTTCGGAACGGAGACAGGGTAGGAAGGTCACTCACGTGGGAAGCCTAACAGCGGCGCCAGAGGACAGGACCCTCAGGCGCCGCGCTACCCGTGTAACTTACGGGGCGCCGGGGAGTGACTCGCAGACGATACCGTCTTTATCCCGGTCAAGCTTTGCCACGTCGCCGTAGTAGGGGAAGTACTTCTCGTACCAGTTCTGCGCTTCCCGCCAGGTGCTGAAGTCATCGCAGTTCTTTGAATCGCCCGGATTCGCAGGCTTGGCAGGCGGTGTCGGCTTCGGGGTGGGCTTAGGCATCGGCTTAGGAGTTGGCGTCGGTGCGGGCGCCGGAGCTGGCGCGGGCTTCGGTGCGGGGGTCATGACCACGGGAGCTGACTGGGTCACGGCGGCCGGCTGACCGGCACAGTTGTTCAGCACACCGGCCATGGCGTCGCGCTCCGCCTGGGTGACCCACAGGCCGTGGATGGCCTTGGCCGAGATCTGTCGCGAAACGTAGGTGCAGCGGTAGGAGGTGTTCGGCGGCAGCCAGGTGGCGGCGTCACCGTCGCCCTTTTGTCCGTTGGTGGGACCGTCGGTTGCCTGCAGGTTGAGAGGATCGTTGGCAAACATCAGACGCTGATCGGCGCTGAGCTGTTGGGCACCCTTCTGCCAGGCATCTGACAGCGCCACCACGTGATCGATCTGCACCGCAGTGCTGGTGGTCGTGCCCCGGACGAAGTTGATCACCATACCGGTGTAGGGGTCGTTGAGAACCCCGGTCGCGACCTGACAGGTTCCGTACGTGTAGGTGATGTTTGTGAGCTGGCGCTTCAACATGTCGTTGCGGGTGTCGCACCCGTTGTTGTCGGTATCGAACCAGGTGGGTCCGAACTGATCCCGGGTGTACCCGGTTTTCGGGGCACGGCCCTTGACCGGGATGGTCTGCAGCACCTGGACCGCGGTCGACCCGTAGGCGGCGGGACGGTTCAGCGGAAGCTCACTCTTCGTCCGGTACATGAAAGCGGCCATCGCGTCGCGCTTGACGGATTGCAGGGGCAGGAAGCGTCCGTCGGGCCAGCCGGTGGAGATCCCGGTGTTCGCGAGCCAGCTGATCTCCTTGTAGAACATGTTGGAAGTGGGCACATCACGGAACGCACTGGTTTTGGACGCAGTGAACGCTGGCTTCACCGAGAAACGGTAGAGGAACGCCGCCATGGCATCCCTATTGACTGAGCTGAGTGGCTTGAAGGTCCGGTCCGGGTAGCCGGTGGTGATGCCCTGCGACGCGAGCCAATGGATCTCCTTATAGAACTGTGTTCCCACTGGGACATCGGTGAACCACGACTGTGCGGGTGGTTGGTAGGCAGGCGAGCCAGCCAACCGGAAAAGGAAGGCTGCCATCGCGTCCCGCGCTACCGACTGCAACGGGCGGAACGTGCCATCCGACCATCCCTTCGAGATTCCCTGATCGGCAAGCCAGGTGATCTCGGTATGGAACTGGCTGGTCGATGGAACGTCTTTGAAGGTGGTGGCCGCACTGACGTGAGAGGGTGCCACCAGGGTGCCGGCGCCTATCACCAGCACGGCGAGCATCATGAGGGTGGCTCTGATTGTTTTCATAGGTTCTCCAGTGAGTGCTAACGCGGATGAAAATGGCACAACGCGACACACAGGTAGAAGAACTTTGAACGTCTGGGACCCCCAGCGCATGACGTCCCCCGCTCATGCTCGTGACTGAAGCTTACGGGCGCCCGGTACCTTCTCACCGGTTACTTGGCACAGCATTGCGTCAGGATTGCCGAAAGAAGTGCCGTCCGCGGGGAGCCATCGGCAATGCTGAACCTGGAACGTTCACGAGTACGGGGGAAGCAGTGCCATGGGGGCAATGGATCGTGAGTGGTTTTATAAGGACAACGACACCAAGCCTGTCCGTCGTGGTGCGTCCGGGCCGGGAGTTGGATCCGGTGTACAGCGGTCGGCTTCGGGCCGGGTACCCCTGTGGGCGCTCGAAGAATCCCTGAACGGTCAACTACTCGAGCATGCGCCTGGTCGCACGTCGCGCGGTCGGAAACCGAAACGCGTCCGTAGGCAACGACGTCGAGGGTCCGGCCGCGGACTGAGACTCGGCACGGTCGGTGTCATTGCACTGGTGGTGGGTCTGTACCTGACTCCGACCATCTTCGACCGGTACATCCTCGCTACGGCGCTCCCCTATCTGCCCGGGTCGCCCGTTCCGCCTCGCGGGGTCGACGCATCGGATGTCCCACTCGGTCTGCCACCGGCGAGCAACGGGGCCACGTCCTTCGTTCTTATGGAATCACCGGACGATTCACAGGACTTTGTCGCGTATGACCCCTGCCGACCCGTGGATTACGTAGTTCGGCCGGACTTCGCACCAGCCGGCACGGACGGGCTCATCGAGGAAGCCGTCGCCGGAATAGCGGCAGCAACCGGACTAACTTTTGCCTACCGAGGAATCACTACCGAGGCGCCCAGCGAGGAACGGGACACTTACCAACCCGATCGCTACGGCAAGCGTTGGGCACCCATCCTCATTTCCTGGACCAGCCCGGCGGAGATCCCGGGGCTTGAGGGAGACGTCGCCGGCCTCGGAGGCAGCCTCTACGCGCATACCCCTGACAAGCCGTTCGTCTATGTTGCCGGTCAGGTTCAACTCGACGCACCTGACCTTACGGACCACCTTCAATATCCTGGCGGGCGCGACCAGGTAAGAGCACTCATTGTGCACGAGTTGGCTCACGTCGTCGGGCTCGATCATGTCGATGACCCCAGCCAGCTGATGTACGAGGAGAACAACGAGCTGACAACTCTGGGAGACGGCGACCGGGCGGGACTTGCACTGCTCGGCGCAGGGCCGTGCGTCCCGCAGCTTTAGTAGCCGCGGGACGCAGAGTCCTCCGCCGCAATGCGCCGCCATGCTGGTGGACATCTCGCGGTCAATGGAACAGTGCGCAGTGACTAGAGCCGTTCTCGGGACCACTCGTTCAGGTTTCTGACAGTTGCGCTGGCTGAATCGATAAATGCATAGGCCCCCTGCTGACTTACCCTGGTTTTCCCGGAGTTGACGTCCATCCGT comes from the Arthrobacter sp. CAN_C5 genome and includes:
- a CDS encoding IS30 family transposase, which produces MPPTSPSLSIHTHSITRRRQRGALRHQHPKPRLFLDPFLLRQRTQHLTSIGVLQRPLELAMYRWIYAMPKGELAREGIILQSKRTMRKRRRPLGERTGGRIIGMVSIDDRPEIASDRRVPGSWEGDLVVGKAGKTAVATLVERSSRFLIMLGLPEGKKAAGLADVLIDRVNDLPALMRGALTWDQGTEMARHAQLTVATDLPVYFAHPHSPWERGTNENTNRLIREYLPKGIEITSHQPYLDAIADELNDRPRATLGYLTPREVFTKLLNDNVATTA
- a CDS encoding IS30 family transposase, with the translated sequence MAQGSTLTAACDAVGVNRQTGRRWRQATGGRIPRAKPEPSGRYLCLEDRLRIADLHLAGTGVRGIAREVGRSASTVSRELHRNGPEPGPRGRGKYAPYAAQKRAELRGRRPKASKFDDLELASLVQAKLCVKWSPEQITDHLAAAFPDRAEMQVCPETIYQALYVQGRGHLRADLHQHLRTGRAMRRPRRSTAAKSSGKIPDMILISERPAEVADRAVPGHWEGDLVLGSNCRSAIATLVERQTRFTMLIHLPEDHGAIAVRDGLLAAIKTLPAHLAKSLTWDQGTELAQHRQITMATKMAIYFCDPHSPWQRGSNENTNGLLRQYFPKGTDLSVHSPQRLLEVATELNDRPRKTLGGITPAQAMERLLFEPGKPIVATTA
- a CDS encoding EcoRII N-terminal effector-binding domain-containing protein — protein: MNFRISKQLTANDIGETGGHQSGVTVPKKASSIEFFPRLDPAKFNPRHTLQAIDIHTHEIFDLEYIYYNGKIHSKNTRDEYRLTGTSDFFRKHHVTCGRHPAHREGSRTFLAVYRPNRPESNAR
- a CDS encoding HNH endonuclease, giving the protein MQDEEPPAFTEERLDNSWSIGSTGRTHPEDQDFGIEGGFQRVLSNRFERSRLNRRVAIELHGRECCVCGSSFESTYGSLSGGYIEIHHLIPVSMMKNPAKLDPREDLVPLCANCHRMAHREWPPVTPDELRQAISTRGV
- a CDS encoding Lrp/AsnC ligand binding domain-containing protein, translated to MSAIELGNSLFEDETQNEQSFHVTRVEVKAADHFILRAIISLVKPKSNAKAFERLTAKRPARMVSMVTGKASIIYHGTFRGPDELAHFITDEIGALSGIQSIDTCVDLNGLRRYWMDRD
- a CDS encoding helix-turn-helix domain-containing protein gives rise to the protein MGEWWTVLILHDVFDGFTRFDQFQENLQISSSLLSSRLKDLVAGGVLERRQYELHPPRYEYVLTDLGRSLRPVLVAMAGWGNSRLEPEKRAKILVDAQTGAEVHPVIVDRNTGRELTPGEFRFADGPAASSVMRARYQRKLTVAAALREEAELAEA
- a CDS encoding DoxX family membrane protein translates to MSDLPTLSPFRTIARIALGAFLLFAGTAHLFFAREEFAAQVPSWMPLDTDFVVVASGIVEVVLGAALVFLPRWRVQVGWIVAAFFVAVFPGNIAQYVDGVDAFGLDTDSARLTRLFFQPLLVALALWSTAAWRDRHMLRSHRGNDSPKS
- a CDS encoding S-layer homology domain-containing protein, whose product is MKTIRATLMMLAVLVIGAGTLVAPSHVSAATTFKDVPSTSQFHTEITWLADQGISKGWSDGTFRPLQSVARDAMAAFLFRLAGSPAYQPPAQSWFTDVPVGTQFYKEIHWLASQGITTGYPDRTFKPLSSVNRDAMAAFLYRFSVKPAFTASKTSAFRDVPTSNMFYKEISWLANTGISTGWPDGRFLPLQSVKRDAMAAFMYRTKSELPLNRPAAYGSTAVQVLQTIPVKGRAPKTGYTRDQFGPTWFDTDNNGCDTRNDMLKRQLTNITYTYGTCQVATGVLNDPYTGMVINFVRGTTTSTAVQIDHVVALSDAWQKGAQQLSADQRLMFANDPLNLQATDGPTNGQKGDGDAATWLPPNTSYRCTYVSRQISAKAIHGLWVTQAERDAMAGVLNNCAGQPAAVTQSAPVVMTPAPKPAPAPAPAPTPTPKPMPKPTPKPTPPAKPANPGDSKNCDDFSTWREAQNWYEKYFPYYGDVAKLDRDKDGIVCESLPGAP
- a CDS encoding M10 family metallopeptidase domain-containing protein; its protein translation is MGAMDREWFYKDNDTKPVRRGASGPGVGSGVQRSASGRVPLWALEESLNGQLLEHAPGRTSRGRKPKRVRRQRRRGSGRGLRLGTVGVIALVVGLYLTPTIFDRYILATALPYLPGSPVPPRGVDASDVPLGLPPASNGATSFVLMESPDDSQDFVAYDPCRPVDYVVRPDFAPAGTDGLIEEAVAGIAAATGLTFAYRGITTEAPSEERDTYQPDRYGKRWAPILISWTSPAEIPGLEGDVAGLGGSLYAHTPDKPFVYVAGQVQLDAPDLTDHLQYPGGRDQVRALIVHELAHVVGLDHVDDPSQLMYEENNELTTLGDGDRAGLALLGAGPCVPQL